The Bacteroidia bacterium genomic interval TTACGGATTGCCCAAACCACATCAGCGAGTACTTTTTCTTTATCCCAAAACTTCAGGGTTTCATCTGGCGTTTTGGAATAGCCAAAATCATAGGCTCGGCTAAACATCTGCTCTCCGCCATCAGTACGTCTGGCCTGGAGCAATTCCTGAGTTCTTAAAATGCCCAGCGCAAATCCTTTTTCATTTCCAAGTAGATTTTGACCTCCATCTCCTCTGGTTAAAGATAGATAGGCAGTTCGGTAGCCTTTCCCTTTGGCATAATAAGCTATGAGGCGGGTATTTTCGTCATCCGGATGTGCAGCGATATATAATACACTGCCCAGAATTTGAAGCTTCTTTAATGCATGTTGGATTTCAGAAGCGCTCTTTGGAGGTAAAGGATCCTGTGCCTTTAGCCCTTGATTTGGAGATAGGATAAAAAGCAGGCAAAGGCAAAGCGCAACTACCGTATATTTCATGTTTTGATGTTTAGGATCAGATGATTGATGTTCGACCTTCGAATATAAACAAGAAAAATTAATTCGCATCCACGATTCGTCGATAATCTTCATCCGTATCGACGTCCCATCCAGCTTCTTCACAAGGGATGAGGATACTTTCTTTTTGGTATTTCTTTAAGATATATTTTGCGCCTGCTTTTCCTTCCAGTTGCAAAATCTCCTGAAAATAAATTTGGGGTATCACTGCAGGGACGCCTACGGACTTTTGATATAGGCTTGTGATTAACTTTTGATTCTCCTTGAATGAATCAAGGAGTTGCTGGTAATGAGACAGGGGAATCAGGGGTTGATCACTCAGGCAGATCAGGACTCCATCAACCTCTTTTTCCAGAGAATTTATTCCTGCAATCAAACTGCTTGACATTCCTTCTTTCCATTTGGGGTTCTCTACGATTCGGGTGTTGATTTGCGTATCCTTGATATGCTGGGATATTTTTTCGAATCTTGCCCCCAATACGGTTATGGGCTTGGAAATTCCCGCTTTTTCAAGTTTATCTATAAGTTGCTGAATAAAAGACTTATTCTTGTATTTTAGCAATTGCTTGGCTCTTCCCAATCTGCTAGAACTGCCTGCTGCCAATATGATCGCCGATATTTTCATGAATATTTAGGGTCTTTGTTTGGGATTATTGTCAAATAAATGCCTAATTTTTGGATTCCAAAAATAGATCTAAACTACATAAACCAGCGTACTAACGCTTTATTATCCTAATCTTACATTTAACCAAAGCCGATTCAAATGAAAAAAATTACTCTTATTTTTTCTTTATTGTTTGTTATACTAAATGTCCAGGGACAGAAACTCTGGAAGGGGGGACAAATTGATTATACACCTCAAAACTTTAAGCAAACTACTTCTACAGCTGAGTTAAATTCTCTTAAAGGCAATATCAAGAATATAGATAGAAGTCTGAATATTGAGAAAACAATAGACTGTAGTACGGATACTTCTTTATTCCCATTATTTAAGGCTACAAGTCTTGGACTGGATGGAATTAGCAATGCTACTAATAGATTTGCAACTGCTTTGCAGAGATATTCTATCCCGCAAGGGGGATCAGCGGTAGTTAATGGATTTGATTTCTATGCATTTTTTGTTTTCGATTCAACGAATGCGTCTCAAATTTCAACTACAGTAAATGCTAATATCTATGCCTCTAATGATGGAGGGGCTCCCAACTATACCAATCCCTTGGCGACTGTTACGGTAACGGTAGATACTGCGGGAACCAATGACCCAAGTGGAAGCATTGCCTTGGCTGATACAAGGTATACAGCTGTTTTCCCAACTCCAGTTGCGGTTACCGACACCTTCTACATTGAAATTGAAGTTACTAACAATGACTTGATAGGACTTTTTAGAAATAATCTAACCGAAAACAATATTGCCGGTGATGGCCGTGGCTTTGAAGATGGCTGGGTAGTATTTGTTACTGCACAAGGAGCTGTACTAACTCCGGCAACCAATATTACTGCTAATAATGGAGCAGTTGTTTGGGATGTAGATTACCTATTGCACCCTTATATAGAATATAGCATCAGTCCTGCTTTCGAGCTCAATGATGCATCTTGTCTCGCACATGGAGAAGCGGCTATTTTTGATAACCAAAGCTCCATTATGACAGGCAATCCCTACTACAATGTTTTCGCTGCAGATGCGCTGATAAATGGTGCTCCTGATTCGACCTGGTTGTGGATTCAGAACAATGTCGATCAAAATAGCCCAACCACCTGGGGTACCCGGGATTATGTGACTGTTTATAACTCCCCACTTACCGAAGCTTTTCCAAGATTAGAGGTTTTTGAGCTGGGATATAGCCGACTATGTCAGGATAGTGCAGTGAACAGGTATGATTCCGGTCCTTTGTCATCAGCAGACTTCTCATTTTCGGTTGATACAAACCAAACGGTCATGTTTACCAATAATTCTACCGGTACTACTTTTGAATGGGATTTTGGGGATGGAAATACCTCAACAGATGTAGTTCCAACACATACCTATGCGGACGGTGGTACTTACATGGTACAACTGGTTGCCAGCCAAAACAATGGTCCTTGTTCTGATACTTTGGTACAAGAAGTAAACGTTGCTACGACTAATATTCAGGACGATCTTCTAAACGCACAGGTAATTGTATTCCCGAATCCTAGTAATGGAGTATTCTTATTGGATATAAACCTGGATAGCCCTGAAGAAGTAAGGATTGAAGTTCGTAATATGATCGGACAAACCGTTTTCGAATCTCCGGCCAGAAATATGCAGGCTGGTGAAATTCAGTTAAATCTGGAAGGACATCAAAGCGGTATTTATCTTATGACCCTTTGGGCCAATGACAGACAGATTACGCGAAAACTTTCCTTGAATAAATAGCAGGAGATTTGCATAATAAAAAAGAGGGACAGATAATTTCTGTCCCTCTTTTTTAATTCCTATGATTAGAAGCTCCACCTCAATCGGATATATCCGCTACTTGCTGCATGCCCATATCCTAAAGTAGGGGCGCTTGCAAATACACTTTGCGCAATCAAATCCAGGTCCCAATTCTCGACGATAGAATAGGTGAGGGTAGGGACAAGGATTGTCAAATCATTATCAGGCGCATAAATCGTAACCATGCTAAAGGTCATCAGGGGATTTATTTGTCCTGATCCCTGACCGGCAAAAGTCCAGGTGGAGGGGAATAGATTCTTGGCCGAAGGAAGTGCCGTGAATAGGTTGGACTGTCCTCCTAATGCATTGGCCCTTTTCGCATTGCTATTATAGAGAATCCCTCCCGTGATATAAATCCCATTATCAAAGGAATAGTCAGCTCCCAGGGAGAAGTTAAGCGAGGAGATAGAATCTGTTGAAGGGGATAAAGGAATGAAGGCAGTTCCTTCCCCTTTAAATCCTACATTCTTTATACTACCTGCCCATCCTCCTCCAAGTGCAAGGTCGCCTCTGAAATAACCTGCCAGAGCCTGAAAGTCATAACCTTTGATATTGAATTTATATAATGCTGCGGCCGTCGAATTTGAAAGAGTATCATCTGGTGCCCAGGCCAATTCCATACTAGAAACTGCTCCTGTATAATACTGAAAACGAATGGCATCACTACCTGGCCTTTCTTCATAATCAAAATCCAGGAAATTCAAGGCATTGAAAAGATCATTGGGATTCCAAAAGGTATTGATTCCCCAGTTGATCCTTTGCCGTCCTACCCTCAACTCCCATTTTTCTGCAGCATAATTGACATATGCTCTGTCAAAAATAGTATGTAAGAGCAAGTCTTTACTATCAGCCCATCGGATAGACAAATCCAATAAGCCAATTTCCGGATCGATTTGATCTCCAAAGCTTGGATCCAACTTTACTTGCTCCCCCCAAAATAAACGATTTCTTGCTTCAACAGCTATGGTCCAGGAATCATTTGCATAATATTTCAGATTCAAACGATTGTGAAAAAAGCTATTTGTCAAGGGGAAAGTGCCTGTCGTATCTCCTCCAGCAAATGTGGCTATTTGTAAATATTTCACATAGCCGCCCAACTGCCATTTACTTTCTTCTTCCTGTGAGAAGCCTGATGTAGATGACAGATTTAGGCAGAGAAATACAAACAGAAACTTGCGGAAAAGGGCGCTAGTTTTTGTGTTCATCAGAAACGATTTTTCCGTCTTCGAGCGTTACGACTCTTTTGGCTCTATCGATTACCCGCTGATCATGGGTTGAGAATACGAAGGTGATGTTTTCTTTCTCATTTAACTCTGCCATGATATCCAGCAATTGGGTGGTCGACTGAGAATCCAGGTTAGCGGTTGGTTCATCTGCCAGGACAAATTTAGGTTTGGATGCCAAAGCGCGTGCAACTGCTACCCTTTGCTGTTGCCCCCCTGAAAGCTGGTTCGGACGGGTATTGATTTTATCTCCCAGTCCAACGGCATGTAGTAATTCCTCTGTTCTTTGCTCTCGTTCAGCTTTAGATCTTTTCTGCATGAGCATTACGAACTCGACATTCTCTTTGGCTGTCAAAACGGGGATCAAATTATAGGCCTGGAATACAAAACCGATATTTTGAAGACGAAAGTCAATCATTTGATTTTGACTCAGAGAGGATATGTCAATTGCATCAACAAGGATATTTCCAGAACTGGGTTGATCCAGACCGCCGATGATGTTGAGTAGGGTTGTTTTTCCAGAACCGGAAGGCCCAACAATGGCAGTGAATTCTCCTTCTGATATCTGAAGGTCAACTCCATTGACCGCATGAACAGGAACTACTCCTTCATATACTTTATGTAGATCGCGGGTTTCTATAATATTCATTGTCTTTTTTGTTAAAGGTTAAATGGCCCGAACTGCTTCGGATGGATTGAGTTGAAGGGCTTTGTAAGCCGGATAGATGGCTGAAAGCAAAGCGGTAAGGATCACCATAATGATGATTTCCTGATAGGAGCTGGTCGGTAGTTCAGGATAAACTATACTACTGAATCCAAATTGCTCGGAACCTTCTGTAAAGACTCCCATATCAATCCCTTTTTCGCCAAAATAGGTAATCAGTCCCCAGCCGGTAAGTAAACCTACCGGAGCACCAACGAAAGTCAGGAAGACCGTTTCCAGCATGATCATGGAGAAAATTTTCAACTTATTCATCCCCACTGACATGAGCATACCTAGTTCACGGGTCCTTTCCAAAACAGCCATAAGCATTGTATTTATAATGCCAAATGCCAAAGCCAATAAAATGATAAACATGACTATGCGGCTACTTGCAGCTATGGTTTCTGCAAAGAATTGGATGTCAGGTGCAATGTCGCTCCAGGTCTCGACTTTTACCCCCTCATTACCGGCTATTGCAGGCAAAGCATTCACCTTGCTCAACTTGTCCTCTATGAATTCCTTTCTATCATCAGTAATCAGGGCAATTTCATGGATTTCTCCCGGTATCTCCAGAATATGATCCACATCCTGTTTACGGATAAAAACCTGAGCTTCTTCCAATAAAGAATTGGCAGTTTTATAAACCCCGACAACCTTTACTCTTAAGGATGAAATTTCATTGCTGGCAGTTTGAAAGCGAAATACAAGCCTTCGTCTGAAATTGTAACTGTCTTCTCCATTTTCATCTGTTATTTTTACCCCAATCTTCTCTGCCAGTTTTCGTCCGACAACTATTCCGACTGACCTTCCTTCCTTAAAATAATCTCCAGCGACCATTCGCTCTTTAAGTAAGGTTAGTTCAGCTTCTTCTTCTGGATTTATACCGATCAATTCTACGCCAAAGTTGCCTTTGCTACTTTCCAGCATTGCAGGGATAAGAATCCTGCCACTGATTGATTTAACATAGGGTTCTTTCGCAAGTGCCTCAAAAACCTGAGGCCCGTTTTCCATTATAAATTTGGTTTCACCTCCTTTTTCGTATTGTGGGTGGTGAAGTTGTATATGAGAGATTTGAGTTTGGATGATGTCGCGCGTACGGCTTTCTAGTATCCCGAATTGGAGGGAAACCATGAAAACGCCAGACACCAGGCCAATAGCAATCGCTAAGCCTACGATGCCGCTTCTGAGCGGATTTCTCCAAACATTCCTCCAGGCTATTAATGGTATCATAAGTGGATAGTTAGGTTCGCATGGCTTTAATAGGATCCAGACGAAGTAATTGAAGAATAGGGTAAATGCTAATGAGGAGAGTAATGATTAAAACCACCAGAGCCTGAGAGGCAATAACGCCCATATCCAAAGCTGTTGGAATGATGGGAGCGATGTTAAATGCTTCATAAGCTTTGGCTGCTTCTCCTTCAAAGGTGATGGGATTGATTTGGAAATAGGTAATAATAGGTATCGCCGCTACAAATCCGGCGATTACTCCCAGGATAGCCATGATAACCATCTCCAGGGTCAGCAATTGGGCTAACTTCCCTTTTTTCATGCCTATTGCTGTCATTACCCCAAATTCATACTGACGCTCATTGATCATCATTAGCGCTGTACCAAATATCCCGAATCCGATAATCACATAAAGGATGGCCATGAATAAATATCCACCTGCCCTGTCTCCTTCAATCATCTTGATGAGATCAGGACTTAGTTCTGTCCAGGGCATAACTTCATATGCTTCGCTATCCAATTCTGCCTTCAATGCCTGAGCGACACTTTCAGATTGCTTGGGATTCTCAACATTGATCGCATAGGAAGTCAGGCGCTCATGTGCGACAAACATTTCTTGGGCCTCTTTAAGAGGAAGAAACATGATCCGCTTGTTGAGCAAAGGGCTGGCGTATTTAACAATCCCAATAATAGGATAGATTTCATTAGCAGAAACCCCATGATATCCCTGTCCCAGAAGAATCAGACTATCACCTACACCCACTTTCAACTTCTCTGCAATTCCCTGGGCGATCATTAAGCCCCGATCATCAGAAGTCAGGTATCTTCCTTCTACAACTTTCTCTGCAAGATTAGTTAATTGATCCTCTTGTTCCGGTTCCGTCCCAACTATTTGGGCGATGTGAGTCTTTTCTCCCGAGGAAATTAACAAGGCAGATTCAATACGGGGAGTAGCAACCGTAACTCGCTGTTCTTCGGAGAGTGCGGTCTTGATCAACTCAATGTCTTCGAAGCTATTGTCCAGTTTTTGTTCATCCCAGTATCCATTTTGATGAATCTGGATATAACCGGAATAAAAACTCACGGCATTCTTGATCATCTCATTGTAACTCCCTTCTTGTAGAGAGCGCATGAAGGTAGACAAGATTACCGCTACAAATATGGAGGCTGTGGTAATCAATGTGCGCCTTTTATTTCGCCAAAGATTACGCCATGCCAATTTTAATAACATGTGTATAGATTATGTGGTTTTGTGAATCGATAGTAGTGAATGCGAATTAACGCACACGTTTCATATTCTGGACGCTGAAAAAGTTTTCAGAAATACCGGTATCAAATTCAATGTTCTGATATTCGATCACAGTTTTATGGCCTTCATCTTCGACAGGAAGCATTTCCAGTTTGGTCGCAAAGGTTTTTCCTCCCAATGTTTTGATATTGGAAGCGACCATAACATTTATCAGGTAGTCGTCTTCGTCATAAAACTCATTTCTCAAGGTGAGATAGTCTTGCTTATCCACCCAAACATAAACTTTGCTCCAAACTACTGCAGCATCA includes:
- a CDS encoding PKD domain-containing protein; the protein is MKKITLIFSLLFVILNVQGQKLWKGGQIDYTPQNFKQTTSTAELNSLKGNIKNIDRSLNIEKTIDCSTDTSLFPLFKATSLGLDGISNATNRFATALQRYSIPQGGSAVVNGFDFYAFFVFDSTNASQISTTVNANIYASNDGGAPNYTNPLATVTVTVDTAGTNDPSGSIALADTRYTAVFPTPVAVTDTFYIEIEVTNNDLIGLFRNNLTENNIAGDGRGFEDGWVVFVTAQGAVLTPATNITANNGAVVWDVDYLLHPYIEYSISPAFELNDASCLAHGEAAIFDNQSSIMTGNPYYNVFAADALINGAPDSTWLWIQNNVDQNSPTTWGTRDYVTVYNSPLTEAFPRLEVFELGYSRLCQDSAVNRYDSGPLSSADFSFSVDTNQTVMFTNNSTGTTFEWDFGDGNTSTDVVPTHTYADGGTYMVQLVASQNNGPCSDTLVQEVNVATTNIQDDLLNAQVIVFPNPSNGVFLLDINLDSPEEVRIEVRNMIGQTVFESPARNMQAGEIQLNLEGHQSGIYLMTLWANDRQITRKLSLNK
- a CDS encoding nucleotidyltransferase family protein; this encodes MKISAIILAAGSSSRLGRAKQLLKYKNKSFIQQLIDKLEKAGISKPITVLGARFEKISQHIKDTQINTRIVENPKWKEGMSSSLIAGINSLEKEVDGVLICLSDQPLIPLSHYQQLLDSFKENQKLITSLYQKSVGVPAVIPQIYFQEILQLEGKAGAKYILKKYQKESILIPCEEAGWDVDTDEDYRRIVDAN
- a CDS encoding ABC transporter ATP-binding protein encodes the protein MNIIETRDLHKVYEGVVPVHAVNGVDLQISEGEFTAIVGPSGSGKTTLLNIIGGLDQPSSGNILVDAIDISSLSQNQMIDFRLQNIGFVFQAYNLIPVLTAKENVEFVMLMQKRSKAEREQRTEELLHAVGLGDKINTRPNQLSGGQQQRVAVARALASKPKFVLADEPTANLDSQSTTQLLDIMAELNEKENITFVFSTHDQRVIDRAKRVVTLEDGKIVSDEHKN
- a CDS encoding FtsX-like permease family protein yields the protein MLLKLAWRNLWRNKRRTLITTASIFVAVILSTFMRSLQEGSYNEMIKNAVSFYSGYIQIHQNGYWDEQKLDNSFEDIELIKTALSEEQRVTVATPRIESALLISSGEKTHIAQIVGTEPEQEDQLTNLAEKVVEGRYLTSDDRGLMIAQGIAEKLKVGVGDSLILLGQGYHGVSANEIYPIIGIVKYASPLLNKRIMFLPLKEAQEMFVAHERLTSYAINVENPKQSESVAQALKAELDSEAYEVMPWTELSPDLIKMIEGDRAGGYLFMAILYVIIGFGIFGTALMMINERQYEFGVMTAIGMKKGKLAQLLTLEMVIMAILGVIAGFVAAIPIITYFQINPITFEGEAAKAYEAFNIAPIIPTALDMGVIASQALVVLIITLLISIYPILQLLRLDPIKAMRT
- a CDS encoding FtsX-like permease family protein, whose translation is MIPLIAWRNVWRNPLRSGIVGLAIAIGLVSGVFMVSLQFGILESRTRDIIQTQISHIQLHHPQYEKGGETKFIMENGPQVFEALAKEPYVKSISGRILIPAMLESSKGNFGVELIGINPEEEAELTLLKERMVAGDYFKEGRSVGIVVGRKLAEKIGVKITDENGEDSYNFRRRLVFRFQTASNEISSLRVKVVGVYKTANSLLEEAQVFIRKQDVDHILEIPGEIHEIALITDDRKEFIEDKLSKVNALPAIAGNEGVKVETWSDIAPDIQFFAETIAASSRIVMFIILLALAFGIINTMLMAVLERTRELGMLMSVGMNKLKIFSMIMLETVFLTFVGAPVGLLTGWGLITYFGEKGIDMGVFTEGSEQFGFSSIVYPELPTSSYQEIIIMVILTALLSAIYPAYKALQLNPSEAVRAI